The proteins below come from a single Zea mays cultivar B73 chromosome 8, Zm-B73-REFERENCE-NAM-5.0, whole genome shotgun sequence genomic window:
- the LOC100502421 gene encoding Isopentenyl-diphosphate Delta-isomerase I: protein MGNPGPGAVDADVGMDAVQRRLMFEDECILVDEQDNVIGHESKYNCHLMEKIEAGNVLHRAFSVFLFNSKYELLLQQRSATKVTFPLVWTNTCCSHPLYRESELIEENCAGVRNAAQRKLFDELGIVADELPVDQFILLGRMLYMAPSDGKWGEHELDYLLFMVRDVKLNPNPEEVADVKYVNRDQLKELLRKADAGEDGVKMSPWFRLVVDNFLMGWWDHVEQGTLQGAADMKTIHKL from the exons ATGGGGAACCCAGGCCCCGGCGCCGTTGACGCCGACGTCGGGATGGACGCCGTCCAACGGCGGCTCATGTTTGAGGACGA GTGCATTTTAGTGGATGAACAAGACAATGTCATCGGCCATGAGTCCAAGTATAACT GCCATCTCATGGAGAAGATAGAAGCTGGAAATGTCCTGCACAGAGCTTTCAGTGTTTTCCTTTTCAACTCCAAATATGAATTGCTACTACAG CAAAGGTCTGCAACAAAAGTGACATTTCCACTTGTCTGGACAAACACCTGCTGTAGCCATCCTCTCTACCGCGAGTCAGAGTTGATTGAGGAAAATTGTGCAG GGGTGAGAAATGCAGCCCAACGCAAACTATTTGATGAACTGGGAATAGTTGCTGACGAATTACCTGTTGACCAGTTCATCCTCCTTGGGAGGATGCTTTACATGGCTCCTTCAGATGGAAAATGGGGCGAACACGAGT TGGATTACCTCCTGTTCATGGTTCGTGACGTGAAGCTCAACCCGAATCCTGAAGAGGTGGCCGACGTCAAGTACGTGAACCGCGATCAGctgaaggagctgctcaggaaagCTGATGCTGGGGAAGATGGCGTTAAGATGTCCCCTTGGTTCAGGCTGGTGGTGGACAACTTCCTCATGGGCTGGTGGGATCATGTCGAGCAAGGGACTCTGCAGGGGGCAGCGGACATGAAAACCATCCATAAGTTGTAA
- the LOC100502421 gene encoding isopentenyl-diphosphate Delta-isomerase I isoform X1: MAASASRPLALLACTSASLGAGRRAWARLAVSSYSARSALPRLRGRRSFATSARGAVMGNPGPGAVDADVGMDAVQRRLMFEDECILVDEQDNVIGHESKYNCHLMEKIEAGNVLHRAFSVFLFNSKYELLLQQRSATKVTFPLVWTNTCCSHPLYRESELIEENCAVDYLLFMVRDVKLNPNPEEVADVKYVNRDQLKELLRKADAGEDGVKMSPWFRLVVDNFLMGWWDHVEQGTLQGAADMKTIHKL; encoded by the exons ATGGCGGCATCAGCGTCTCGGCCCCTCGCGCTCCTCGCGTGCACCTCGGCATCTCTCGGCGCTGGGCGGCGGGCGTGGGCTCGCTTGGCTGTCTCTTCCTATTCGGCGAGGTCGGCGCTCCCCAGGCTCCGCGGGCGCCGGTCGTTCGCCACCTCCGCACGGGGCGCCGTGATGGGGAACCCAGGCCCCGGCGCCGTTGACGCCGACGTCGGGATGGACGCCGTCCAACGGCGGCTCATGTTTGAGGACGA GTGCATTTTAGTGGATGAACAAGACAATGTCATCGGCCATGAGTCCAAGTATAACT GCCATCTCATGGAGAAGATAGAAGCTGGAAATGTCCTGCACAGAGCTTTCAGTGTTTTCCTTTTCAACTCCAAATATGAATTGCTACTACAG CAAAGGTCTGCAACAAAAGTGACATTTCCACTTGTCTGGACAAACACCTGCTGTAGCCATCCTCTCTACCGCGAGTCAGAGTTGATTGAGGAAAATTGTGCAG TGGATTACCTCCTGTTCATGGTTCGTGACGTGAAGCTCAACCCGAATCCTGAAGAGGTGGCCGACGTCAAGTACGTGAACCGCGATCAGctgaaggagctgctcaggaaagCTGATGCTGGGGAAGATGGCGTTAAGATGTCCCCTTGGTTCAGGCTGGTGGTGGACAACTTCCTCATGGGCTGGTGGGATCATGTCGAGCAAGGGACTCTGCAGGGGGCAGCGGACATGAAAACCATCCATAAGTTGTAA